One Aegilops tauschii subsp. strangulata cultivar AL8/78 chromosome 7, Aet v6.0, whole genome shotgun sequence genomic window carries:
- the LOC141027430 gene encoding uncharacterized protein — MAIVPHGAGGSLVSMPMSMLTPDNYTVVVPTGDAVVDGKKCKKARAMLLGTPAEDILLQVSTKLIAREVWDSLKVCFVGADRVWAARLATLHGDFDRLRMADGEALDVYAGRLGAVTARYGSLGAMLGDATLVKKLLDIVPGRLYPAVAGIEQFCNIDEMAIDEALGRLRAFDERTRRHGQDGGEHWSDQLLLTAAQWAVRERQQGGARDDDGGRSMASGNDGNWRDRCYNCGQRGHFWHNYTHQRKAAVVEERVLLADISVEDGGLL, encoded by the exons ATGGCGATCGTGCCGCACGGCGCAGGCGGGAGCTTGGTTTCGATGCCGATGTCGATGCTCACACCGGACAACTACACG GTGGTGGTGCCGACGGGCGATGCGGTGGTCGACGGGAAGAAGTGCAAGAAGGCGCGCGCCATGCTCCTCGGCACGCCGGCGGAGGATATTCtgttgcaggtgtcgacgaagCTCATCGCCAGGGAGGTATGGGACTCCCTGAAGGTGTGTTTCGTCGGCGCTGATCGGGTGTGGGCGGCCCGGCTCGCGACACTGCACGGGGACTTCGATCGGCTGCGCATGGCGGACGGCGAGGCTCTGGACGTCTACGCCGGCAGGCTGGGCGCGGTGACGGCGCGCTACGGGAGCTTGGGGGCGATGCTCGGAGACGCGACACTCGTGAAGAAACTCCTGGACATCGTCCCCGGCCGCTTGTACCCCGCCGTCGCCGGGATCGAGCAATTCTGCAACATCGACGAGATGGCGATCGACGAGGCACTCGGGCGACTGCGTGCATTCGACGAGCGGACGCGGCGTCACGGACAAGACGGCGGCGAGCACTGGAGCGATCAGCTACTCCTGACGGCGGCGCAGTGGGCGGTGCGGGAGCGGCAGCAGGGCGGCGCTCGGGACGACGACGGCGGCAGGAGCATGGCGTCGGGCAACGACGGGAACTGGCGCGACCGCTGCTACAACTGCGGGCAGCGCGGCCATTTCTGGCACAACTACACTCATCAAAGGAAGGCGGCAGTGGTGGAGGAGCGGGTGTTGCTGGCGGACATCAGCGTTGAGGACGGCGGCCTCCTATAG